In Kutzneria kofuensis, the DNA window TCGCCGGGCGCGACCCGCTCCGTCGCGGCGTACGCGATCGCGGCGGCGGCCGGCTCGGTGAGCAGCAGGCAGTCACCGAGCCCGAACTCGGCCAGCGCGGCGCCCAGCAGCGCGGTCTTGTGCCCGCCCCAGCCGGCCGGGTGCGTGATCGCGATCTGCTCGGGTTCGCCGCCCTCACGGGATCGCACCAGGTCGACGACCCAGCGCGCGAGCAGCGCGGTCAGCTCGTGCGCGGTGTGTCCGCCGTCGCCGAGCAGCATCGGGGTCTCGTCGCCGATGCGGCGCTTGAACTCCCGCGCCACCCCGGACGGGTCGACCGCGGCCCGGCGCTCGGCCGCGTCGCCGACGAGCACGCCGCCGTCCCGGCCGATGTGCAGCACCGAGGGCACACACGTGCTTCTGTTACCGAGGGTGACCATTTCCGGTGACCCACCGCCCCGCCGGATGGCGGCTGCGGTGAACGTCGTCCCGAGGTCCAAGCCGAGCAGATAGCCCACGGGAGGCACATCGCGACACTCTGGGTGGTCATTAGCGTCGAAATCCCCCAACAATCCCCCAACGCACCCCCGTACCGGATCCCCCAACGCCGGGGATGCGGGACGGGGGACGGCACCCGATGCACCCGCGGGTGATCGCTACCTAGCGTTATGGGCAACTCGCCGATCGAGGAGGAGATTCCCATGGCGACCGGAATCAGCTTGCTGGACTTCATCATGGAGCTGCTGGGCAACCAGACCGCCCGCGACCAGTTCGAGTCCAACCCGCAGCAGTCGCTCGACGACCACGGCTTCAGCCACCTGTGCGCCGCCGACGTGCACGACGCGATGCCGCTCGTCATCGACGCCGCGCAGTCGTTCGACAGAACCTACGACGCCGGCGGCCCGAGCCATGTGGTGACCCCGCCGCCGCCCCCGCCGGTGCACGGTGGCGGCGGCGTCGAGCACGCCATCGAGCAGATCCGCTACATCACGCAGAACTACTCCTACTCGGTGGACAGCCACAACACCGTGGTGGACAACTCGGTGAACCAGAACGTGTGGGCCCGCGACGTGTGGCAGAGCTTCGACAACCACTCCGTGGTCACCACGGGCGACCACAACGTCGTGGGCAACGGCAACGAGGTGCTCAACGGCGACCTGTCGGCCGATCACGGCGGCGCGGTGGCGGTCGGAGGTAGCGCCACGGGCTCCGCGGACGACTACTCCACCGACGTGCACGCCTACGGCAGCGGCAACGTGGCCGTGGCGAGCAATGGCAGCAGCACCGGCCAGAGCGACTCGCACAACAGCACCGACAGCCACAACACGACCGACTCGCACAACAACACCGCGATCGGTTCGGGCAACGACTCGCACGACAACACGGCGATCGGCTCCGGGAACGACTCCCACGACGACTCGCACGACAACACCGCCGTGGACTCCGGGAACGACTCGCACGACGACTCCCACGACAACACCGCGATCGGTTCGGGCAACGACTCCCACGACGACGTGGCCTCGAACAACAACACCGCGATCGGGTCCGGGAACGACTCGCACGACGACATCGGCTCGGACAACACCACGGCGATCGGTTCGGGCAACGACTCGCACGACACCAGCCTGACCGAGCTCGACTCGCACGACCACACGAACATCGCCTCGAACAACGACATCGCGTCCGACAACGACGTCGACCACACCATCATCCACATCTGACGGGAGCCGTCACCATGCCGCCGACCGCCGCCGAGCTGCTGGACCTCGCGATCCGGGCCACCACGGCCTACCGCAGGGAGGACCTCGGCGCGCGGTTGGCGGTGACCCGCCGGCGGCTGCTGGACCCGGAGGTCCGGGTGCTGGTCGTCGGCGAGTTCAAGCAGGGCAAGAGCATGCTGGTCAACTCCCTGGTGGACGCGCCGGTCTGCCCGGTCGACGACGACCTGGCGACGGCGGTGCCCACGCTGGTCCGCTACGCCCCGGAGCCGTCGGTGGTGCTGGTCGGTGACGACGAGCACCAGCGCCGGCCGGTGCCGATCGACCAGCTGGCCCGGCATGTCTCGGAAGCGGGGAATCCCGGCAACCGCGAACGTCTGCGCCACGCGGAGGTCGGGGTTCCCCGCACTGTGCTGTCCGGCGGCCTGTGCCTGGTCGACACGCCCGGCGTCGGCGGCCTCGACTCGGCGCACGGGGCGAGCACGATGGCCGTGCTGCCCACTGCCGACGCCGTGATCCTGGTGTCCGACGCGGCCCAGGAGTACACCGGCCCCGAGCTGGATTTCCTGCGCCAGGCCATGAAGATGTGCCCGACCGTCCTCTGTGTGCTGACGAAGACCGACCTCTACCCGCAGTGGCGGCGGATCGCCGAGCTCAACCGCGGGCACCTGGCCGCGGCGGACGTGGACGCCGACCTGATCGCCGTCTCGTCGACGCTGCGGCAGCACGCGATCCGCACCCAGGACGCGCAGCTCAACGAGGAATCCGGCTTCCCGGAGCTGATCTACCGGCTGCGCAACGACATTTTCGCCCAGGCGGCCGCGCTCGCCGACCGGTCGGTGGCCAACGACGTGCTGTCGGTGACCGTGCAACTGTCGGCGTCGATGCAGGCGGAGCTGGCCGCGTACCGGAATCCGAACCACGCCGAGGACCTGATCGCCGAGCTGACCCGCGCCCGCAACCGTGCCGACGCGCTGCGGGAACGCTCCGCCCGCTGGCAGCAGACCCTCAACGACGGCGTCAGCGACCTGATCGCGGACATCGAGTACGACCTGCGCGACCGGATGCGGCACCTGTTGCGGGAGGCCGAGGAGGAGCTGGAGCTCGTCGATCCGGCCACTGTGGACGAAGAGTTCACGCTGTGGCTGCACCAGCGCGGGGCCGCCGCGGCGTCGGCGAACTTCGTGTGGACGCACCAGCGGACGCAGTGGCTGGCGCGGCAGGTGGCCGAACACTTCGGCGACGCGGGCGACCAGGCCATGCCGGACCTGAGCTTCCACGCGCCGACCGCCACGAGCACGTTCGAGATGCCGGTGGCGGAGTACTTCAGCCTGGGCCAGAAGCTGATCACCGGCATGCGCGGCGGCTACGGCGGCACGATCATGATCGGCATGCTGAGCACGGTCGCCGGGCTGACGCTGCTCAACCCGGTGTCGGTGGGGGCCGGCGTGCTGCTGGGCCGCAAGACCGTGAAGGACGAGCGCAAACGCATGCTGCAGCGGCGGCAGAGCGAGGCCAAGGCGGCGGCGCGACGATTCGTCGACGACCTGATCTTCCAGGTGGGCAAGGAATCCCGTGACCTGCTGCGCGAACTGCAGCGCACGCTGAGGGACCACTTCACCGCCCACGCGCAGGAACTGTCCCGGTCGGTGCAGGAGGCGCTCGCCGCGGCGCAGCAGGCCGTGAAGGCGGACTCGGGCAGCCGGGACGGGCGGATCAAGGACGTGACGGCGGAACTGGCCCGGGTCGACCACCTGGCCGGCCTGGCCCGGGAGCTGGCCCGATGAGCCGGCTCGGCGGGCAGGTGCGGACGCTGGTGCGCGACGCCGTCGACGTGTTCCGGGAGTCGCCGGAGATCGCGCAGTCGCTGCGTGATCACCTGGACCGGCTGGACGGGCCGTTGCGGGTGGCGATCGCCGGCCAGGTCAAGGCCGGCAAGTCGACGCTGCTCAACGCGTTGGTGGGGGAGCGGCTGGCGCCGACCGACGCCGGCGAGTGCACGCGGATCGTCACCTGGTACCGGCAGGGGCACCGGCCGCGGGTCAGTGCGCAGCCGCTCGTCGGCGGCCCGCGTCAGCTGCGTGTCGACCGCGAGGACGGGGCGCTGCGCATCGACCTGGAGGGCCTGAACCCCGCGCACGTGGAGCGCTTGGTGGTGGACTGGCCGTCCCGTGGGCTGTCGGACACCATCCTGATCGACACGCCCGGCATCGCCTCGCTGTCGACCGACGTTTCCGCACGGGCCAACGGGTTTCTCGTGCCGGAGGACGAGCCGAGCGAGGCCGACGCCGTCGTCTACCTGATGCGGCACCTGCACAGCGCCGACCTCCGGCTGCTGGAGTCGTTCCACGACAACGGGATCGCCCGCGCGAACCCGGTGAACACGATCGCCGTGCTGTCCCGGGCCGACGAGGTCGGTGTCGGCCGCGTGGACGCGCTGATGTCGGCCACCAGGATCGCGCGGCGGTACCGGTCCGATCCGCGGCTGCGGCGACTGTGCCAGGGCGTGGTGCCCGTCGCCGGGCTGCTCGCGGAGACCGCTCGGTCGTTGCACCAGCACGAGTTCGACGCCCTGGCCGAGATGGCCGCGAAGCCGCGCTCCGACGTCGAGTCCGCGCTGCTGTCGGCCGACCGGTTCGTGCAGTACGCGGGCGGGTTCGGGCTGCTGGAGCGGTTCGGGCTGTTCGGCGTGCGGCTGTCGCTGGCGCTGGTCCGGCAGGGCTTCGGCGATCCCGGCCGGCTGGCCGCGGAGCTGGTCCGGCGCAGCGGCATCGACGAGTTGCGGGCCGTGTTCGCCGCCCAGTTCATGCAGCGTCGCGACCTGCTGAAGTCCCGCTCCGCCTTGCTGGCCGTGGATGCCTTGCTACGCAAGGACGCCCGCCCCGGTACGGATGTCCTGCGCGACGAGGTCGAGCGGATTCTCGCCGGCGCCCACGAGTTCACCGAGCTCCGTGTCCTCGGCGCGCTGCGCACCTGCGTGACCGGCCTCAGTGAGGACGCCATGGACGAGGCCGAGCGCCTGCTCGGCGCCGGCGGCGCGCAGCCGTGGTCCCGCCTCGGCCTCACCCCGGACGTCGACCGTGCCGAACAGCGGGCGGCGGTGCTCGACGCCCTGGCCCGATGGCAGCGTCAGGCCGAGAACCCGTTGGCACGCAAGGCGACCGTTGACGTGGCCCGCGTGATCGTCCGCACCTGCGAGGGCATGGCCGCCGAGCTGTCGTGACCGCCACGGCGAAAGCCCCCGCCTGGCACGGAAAGCGCTGGTGGCCTGGTCACTGCCCGTTGACCAGGGCGCGCAGCCGGGCCAGCAGCTCTCGGCGCGAGGCCGAGCCGAGACGCTGCCGGATCCGGGCGACGTGGTGCTCGACGGTCTTGGCCGAGATGAACAGGCGCTCCCCGATCTGCTTGTACGTCATGCCGCCGACCAGCAGCTCCGCCACCTCGATCTCCCGGGCGGACAGCTGCGGCGCGGGCGATTCCTCGGCGCTGTGCGGGACCCCGTGCAGCGCGCGGGCACACGTGAGCAGGGTCGTCATCTCGTTGCGGTCGGCGGTCCGGATGGCGGCCTGCCCGGCGAGCCGAGCGCCGTCCCAACCCAGCCCGACCGCCCGTAGCTCACGGGCGGCGGCCACCACCTGCTCCACCTGCACGTCCCCGGCCAGCACCCGCAGCCACGCCCGCGCGCACCCGGCCAGCGCCGCGGCGTAGCGGGAGCTGCGGGCCATCGTGGACAACGCGGCGGCGTGCCGCGCAGCCGTCGACGGCGACTCCGACGCGACCGCCGCCTGCAACGCGAACCAGTGCAGCGGCACCGACCACAACGCCGGCCGGCCCAGCCGTGACAGCAGGTCGTCGGCTTCCGCCAGCCTCGGCGCCAGCCACTCGTCCTCGTGCAACCGTGCCGCGGCAACGGCGATCTCGCCGACGGGCTGCAGCACGAACAGGTCCACCGGATGCGCGATCACGGCGTCCCGGGCTCGTGGCCACGCGTCGAGCAGGCCGGCCAGGTCGGACCGCCGTCGGGCCACGCCGATCTCGATCGCCGCCGCGAACAGCTCGTCACGGGGACGGGCGCACTGCCCCGGCACGTCGGCGGCGGCAAGATCGCCGCGCTGCAAGGAGATCCAGGCGCGGAGCAGGGCGTGCCGCATGGAGTCGTCGCCCACCGCGGACTCGGCCATGTCCAGCTGCCCCAGATGCAGCGCCACCAGGCACGCCAGCGCGGAAGGGGTGTCCGGCAGTAACACCTTGCCGGCGTGGGGTTCCAGCACCGCGGCCGCCTGCACGAGCTGGGACAACGCGGCCACGGCCGACCCCGTCACGGATTCGGTCACCGCATGGGCCACAAGGGATTCGACTGTGGACAGCGAAGTGGGCGTGCGCACGGAGTCGTCGAACGCGGCGAGTTGCTCCCGCGCCTGCGCCAGGTCGCCGACGCCCAGCAGCGCCGCGACCACGAAGCCGGAGCGGACACCGTCCACGCTCTCCGCCCACCGGTACAGCGTGACGCTGTCGGCCAGCATGCCGCGCTGCGCGAGCACCGCCGCCGCGACCTCCGCGCCGCGCCGGTCGCCGTCGAGGATGGCCTGGTCGGCCAGTACGGAAGCGGTGTCGAGGTCACCGTCCAACGCGGCGGCCACGGCCTGTGCTGACAGCGGCCCGGTCTCCACGGCGTCGTCGACCACGTGGGTCATCTCGCTCCCGACGGTTGTCGTTCGGACCTACGCATAGTCGTACCGTCGAGTCGTTTCGTTAGTTCAACTCCAGCAATGCCTTACCCTTTCGGGTGACGGAGTGCAGCACAGCCTGTCCGTGGCGCCGGCTCACCACGAAGCCCGCGTTGCGCAGCAAAGTCACCTGCTGGCTGGCCGACGCCAGCGACATGCCGATCGTCTCCGCCAGTTCCGACGTGGACCGCGGCGTGCGCAGCGCGACCAGGATCCGGGCGCGCGTACGGCCGACGACCTGCGCCAGGTGGAACTGCGCACGCTCCTCGGCGACCGGGTCGCGGCGCAGCGGCCGGGCCGGAAACACCAGCACGGGCGGCAATTCCTCGTCGATCAGGGTCACGGGATCGCCGACGCAGAAGAACGACGGCACCAGCGTCAGCCCGCGGCCGCCGAGCCGGATCTCGTGCGAGCGCGGATAGTCCGTCTCCAGCCACGGCCAGCGCCATCGGAAGGACGGCCCGAGCCGGGCGAACATGCCGCCCAGACCGTCGTCGAGCAGCTCACGCAGCCGCGATTCGCCGTCGGCACGGACATGGTCGCCGACCTCGTCCCACACCGGCGCGATGGCCGTGTCGTAGTAGCGGCGCAGCGCGCCGACCAGGTCGGTCATCTGTTCGGCGTTGCCGGCGGCCAGGCCGCGGCAGAACCGGGAGCCCTCGACACGCCGCAGCCGAGCGGGGCTCATGTCCAGGGTGAGTCGGGAGCGCGGTGTAGACCGTATTACGTCGAACGTCCCCTCGATGCCGTCCGATGTGGGCAAGGGCGTCAGGAAGTCGGGAAAGTTGCCGCGGCGCGGCACGAGCTGGCGCAGCAGCCGGAACGCCTGGAGCGATTCGGCGTCGGCCAGCCGAGGTCGGACCTCTCGCCGCCACACCGCGTGACGGTCCGGTTCGCCGGTGGGCAAGAGGTGATCGACGCTCAGCACCAGCTCCCACATGGGGTCCGGCTCCGTGAGCACCCGCGTGCGCAGCAGATCCTCGGCCGTGAAGTGCAACCGCAGCGTGCCCGCCATCTCTCCCACCCCCCTGACCGGACAATGGTCCCACCCCGGCCCGCCGGACCTTTCGGACCTGCCTGAAAGGTCCTACCAGCCGCGCGTCCGTCGTGCCATGGTGACTGTGCACGATCACGTTGGGGGGCTCGCTGATGGACGACGCGTCGCTGCGCATGCGCGTGGCCTTCGACGAACGGATCGGCGATTCCCGGGCCGAGCTGGCGGAACTGCTCGCGTGCTGCGGCACGACCACCGCCCGCACGGGCTACCTGGCGGAACTGGCCGCGCGGCTGGAGGTGTTCGGCAGCGCGGGCGAGCCTTCCTCCACGCCGATCCTGGACGCCGGCGCCGACGGGCTGGAGTACTTCCGCCGGCACGGGCCCGAACACGCCCGCCGACGGCACCGGGCGTTCGACTTCGACACGGAGATCGGCGCCCGCTACGACAGGCAGCGCGACATCCCGCTGGCCGAGTTGCGGGCCGACGCCGAGAGCCTCGAGTCGCTCTGTTCCGACATGCTCGACGCGCGCCGCGACCCGTGGCAGCGGGTGGTGTGGCAGCGCATCGGCGGCTTCGCCGACACGCTGCGGGTCGCCTGCGACGCGGTGGAACGCATCGTGTTCGACAAGGCCGACGCCGTCCACCGGCTGGCCGAGGGCATCGACTCGTACGACGGCGACCGCTACGAGGCCCGGCTGGCGGTGTTCGACGCGGCCTGCCGCCACGCCGACGCCGACGTCGCCGACGTGCTGCGCCGGCTGGGCGACGAGATGGCCGCGACGGGCACGCGTGACCTTGCCGAAAACCGGTACGCAACGTGACGAGGCCGCTACCCTCGTGAAGATCGGTGCTGTGTCGACTGACATTTGGGGATGCACCGGTTACGGGGGACAACTTGATGGATGCCGAACCAGCACGGGTCACCTTCGGGACCGTGCTCAAGACCGGCGAGTTCCGCGCGCTCTGGTTGGCTGAGCTGCTGTCCACGCTCGGTGACCAGGTGGCCAGGGTGGCGCTGGCGGTGCTGGTCTTCAACACCACCGACTCGGCCGTGCTCACCGGCCTGACCTTCGCGCTGACCTACGTGCCGACGCTGCTCGGCGGGATCTTCCTGGCCGGCCTGGGGGACCGGTTCCCGCGCCGCGAGGTGATGGTCGCGGCCAACGTCGTGCAGGCGGTGCTGGTCGCGGCGATGGCCGTGCCGAACGTGCCGCTGCCGGTGCTGTGCCTGCTGCTGGCGGTGTCGGTGCTGGCCACCGGCCCGTTCAACGCCGCCCAGCTGGCGATCCTGCCGGACCTGCTCAGCGGGCAGCGCTACGTGACGGCGATGTCGCTGCGCAACGTGACGACGTACTCGGCGCAGCTGGCCGGCTTCGCCGGCGGGGGACTGCTGATCGCCGTGCTCAACCCGTACCTGGGGCTGGCCATCGACGCGCTGACGTTTGTCGTGTCGGCGCTGCTGCTGTGGACCGGGCTCCGGCCGCGGCCGGCGGTGCGGTCGGAGGAGCACGCCGAGCCGACGTCGATCCTGCACGGGTTCACGGTGATCTGGCGCGATCCGCGGACCCGGATCCTGCTGGGCATCGGCGCGCTGGCGCTGTTCTACATCGCGCCGGAGGCACTGGGCGCGCCGTACGCCGAGCAGCTGGGCATGGGGCCGACCGCGGTCGGGCTGCTGATGGCCGCCGACCCGATCGGCGCCGTCGTCGGTTCGCTGCTGTTCGACCGGCTCTCCGAGGTGGCCAGGCTGCGGTCGGTCGGCTGGCTCGGGGTGGCCGCCGGCGCGCCGATCGCGGCCTGCGCGCTCTACCCGAACCTCGTGCTGTCGATGGCGTTGTTCGCGTGCAGCGGGGCCGCCGCGACGATTTACACCATTCAAGCGATGACCACCGCATCGCGTTTACTGCCTAATTCGGTACGGGCCCAGGGAATGGGATTCGCGTCCGCCGTCATCCAGTCGGTGCAAGGGGTCGGCGCACTTGTCGCCGGCGCATTCGCTCAGGTGTTCACGCCGGCGGGCGGAATGGCGGTGGTCGGCTGCGTCGGGGTGGTGCTGGCGGCCGGACTGGCGCTGGCGTGGCGCCGGGTGGCGAATCCCGCGCAGTTGGCCGTGCAGCTGACCGGGTGAGTGGACACGGTCGGCGACGGATGGCGGTCCGCCGCCGACCCCGTTGGATGGATCACCTTGACCTGATCAGGTTGTCCTACCACGCATTGTCCGACCTCCGTTGCGCTAGCCGGGTGGTCCTGATCCGTTTCCAGAACACACTCCGCAGCTTCCCGCATACTCCATGGAAACCGTGGGGGGAGAGCCATGGCGAGCATACGACAAGATGACCTTGGGTTGGGTCGAATCGGAAAATGGCCGTTGTGGGGGCGGCCGGTGCTCTCGATCTGGTATGTGCTTGCCGTCGATCTCGGCGCGCTGGCGGTCATCGCCACCGCATTCGCCGAGCCCGGCGGCGCGGATGTGCCCGTGGTGAGCGCGGCGGCCCTGGCGGCCGCCGCTTTTGTTCAGGGGGAGGCCTCTCGGCGAATCGAGCGTTTGCGCCGCGTGATGAGCGGTTCCGTGCACATCAACATGGTGTCGGTGTGGGTGTTCGCGGCCGTGCTGACGCTGCCGATGTCGTGGGTGGCGGTGCTGACCGGGCTGGTCTCGTCGCACGTCGTGCTGCGCAGCTACCGGATCCAGCGCAGCTACCCGCACCGGCAGGTGATGAATGCCGCCGCGATGGTCCTGGCGGCGTGGGCCGCGCGGCTCGTGCTGGACGCGGGGGGCGTTCCGGTGCTGACCCGCGCGACCGACCTGGACGCCGTGTCCATCGGGATCGTGCTGGCCGCGGCGGTGGTGTTCTTCGCCGTCGACGGGGTGCTGATCGCGGTCAGCCTGCTGGTCGACGGCGGCGGCGAGCGGTCGCTGCGCGACCTGGTCGGCTCCGCCGACGACAACGCCCTCGAGCTGGCCACGATCTGCATCGGCGCGGTGATCGGGCTGGTGCTCGTGTACCAGCCGTTCGCGCTGCTGTTCCTGTTCGTGCCGCTGTTCGTGCTGCACCGCAGCGTGCTGGTCAAGCACCTGGAGGAGCTGGCCACCAAGGACCAGAAGACGGGCCTGCTCAACGCCTCGACCTGGCGGGACGTGGCCGGCAAGGAGCTGACCCGGGGGACGGCGTTCGGCGTGCTGATGGTCGACCTGGACCACTTCAAGCGGGTCAACGACACGTACGGGCACCTGGCCGGGGACGAGGTGCTCAAGGCCGTCGCCGGCGCCGTGCGGCGGTCCGTGCGGGACTACGACTCGGTCGGCCGGTTCGGCGGCGAGGAGTTCGTGGTGCTGCTGCCCGGGCTGCGCAGCGGCGATGTGCTGGCCATCGCGGAGCGGATCCGGCGGGCCATCAGCGAGCTGCGGGTGCCGCTGTCGGACAGCGACACGGTGTTGTCCACGCTGACGGCCTCGATCGGCGTCGCCGTGTACCCGGAGGCCGCGTCCGGTGTGGACGAACTGCTGCACGCCGCCGACACTGCCCTCTACCGGGCGAAACGCGCCGGCCGGAACCGGGTCGTCAGCAGCATGGCGGTGTGTGACACCCGAACGGGCTAGGCGCTGGACGCGCGGCGCCGCCGGTTCGCGGGTACCAAAGGGGGACGACTCCAGCGAGGAGGTGGCCTCCATGACCGAGCCGAACCGCGGCGCCGCCGCCCAGCACGAGACGCCCGAGGTCCCGCCCATGCGCGACGCCGTGCCCGAGACGCCCGCCGTCCCGGCCATGCCCGGCGGCATGGTGCCCGGCGGCGGGGCGGCGATCGAGCCCGCCGCCACCGACACCGAGGTCGGCCGCCCGGGCGCCGTCGAGCCCGGCGTCGCCGACACCCCCGCCGCCGAGCCCGTGCGCCTCAAGCGGACCCGCATCAGCGGCCTCTGGGTAGGCATCACCGTGGCCGCCGTCGTGTTGTTGCTGCTGCTCGTCTTCATCGTGCAGAACAACACCTACGTGACCATCTACTTCTTCGGCTGGGGCGGCCAGTTCCCGCTCGGCGTCGCCCTCCTGCTGGCGGCGATCTGCGGCGTCCTGCTGGTGGCGATCCCCGGCTACGGCCGGATCATCCAGCTGCGGCGGTCGTTCCGAAAGGCGTCGAAGCAGGCCTGACGCCGTCGGCGTCAGGCCCGCTTCCCCGCTCAGCCCCGGGGCAGGACCTCGGGCAGCACGGTGGTGAGCTGCCGCCAGTCGGTGCCGACCACGCTGGCGCCCTTGCTCGCCACCAGCGCGACC includes these proteins:
- a CDS encoding ArsR/SmtB family transcription factor, yielding MAGTLRLHFTAEDLLRTRVLTEPDPMWELVLSVDHLLPTGEPDRHAVWRREVRPRLADAESLQAFRLLRQLVPRRGNFPDFLTPLPTSDGIEGTFDVIRSTPRSRLTLDMSPARLRRVEGSRFCRGLAAGNAEQMTDLVGALRRYYDTAIAPVWDEVGDHVRADGESRLRELLDDGLGGMFARLGPSFRWRWPWLETDYPRSHEIRLGGRGLTLVPSFFCVGDPVTLIDEELPPVLVFPARPLRRDPVAEERAQFHLAQVVGRTRARILVALRTPRSTSELAETIGMSLASASQQVTLLRNAGFVVSRRHGQAVLHSVTRKGKALLELN
- a CDS encoding GGDEF domain-containing protein, whose protein sequence is MLSIWYVLAVDLGALAVIATAFAEPGGADVPVVSAAALAAAAFVQGEASRRIERLRRVMSGSVHINMVSVWVFAAVLTLPMSWVAVLTGLVSSHVVLRSYRIQRSYPHRQVMNAAAMVLAAWAARLVLDAGGVPVLTRATDLDAVSIGIVLAAAVVFFAVDGVLIAVSLLVDGGGERSLRDLVGSADDNALELATICIGAVIGLVLVYQPFALLFLFVPLFVLHRSVLVKHLEELATKDQKTGLLNASTWRDVAGKELTRGTAFGVLMVDLDHFKRVNDTYGHLAGDEVLKAVAGAVRRSVRDYDSVGRFGGEEFVVLLPGLRSGDVLAIAERIRRAISELRVPLSDSDTVLSTLTASIGVAVYPEAASGVDELLHAADTALYRAKRAGRNRVVSSMAVCDTRTG
- a CDS encoding IniB N-terminal domain-containing protein codes for the protein MATGISLLDFIMELLGNQTARDQFESNPQQSLDDHGFSHLCAADVHDAMPLVIDAAQSFDRTYDAGGPSHVVTPPPPPPVHGGGGVEHAIEQIRYITQNYSYSVDSHNTVVDNSVNQNVWARDVWQSFDNHSVVTTGDHNVVGNGNEVLNGDLSADHGGAVAVGGSATGSADDYSTDVHAYGSGNVAVASNGSSTGQSDSHNSTDSHNTTDSHNNTAIGSGNDSHDNTAIGSGNDSHDDSHDNTAVDSGNDSHDDSHDNTAIGSGNDSHDDVASNNNTAIGSGNDSHDDIGSDNTTAIGSGNDSHDTSLTELDSHDHTNIASNNDIASDNDVDHTIIHI
- a CDS encoding dynamin family protein, producing MPPTAAELLDLAIRATTAYRREDLGARLAVTRRRLLDPEVRVLVVGEFKQGKSMLVNSLVDAPVCPVDDDLATAVPTLVRYAPEPSVVLVGDDEHQRRPVPIDQLARHVSEAGNPGNRERLRHAEVGVPRTVLSGGLCLVDTPGVGGLDSAHGASTMAVLPTADAVILVSDAAQEYTGPELDFLRQAMKMCPTVLCVLTKTDLYPQWRRIAELNRGHLAAADVDADLIAVSSTLRQHAIRTQDAQLNEESGFPELIYRLRNDIFAQAAALADRSVANDVLSVTVQLSASMQAELAAYRNPNHAEDLIAELTRARNRADALRERSARWQQTLNDGVSDLIADIEYDLRDRMRHLLREAEEELELVDPATVDEEFTLWLHQRGAAAASANFVWTHQRTQWLARQVAEHFGDAGDQAMPDLSFHAPTATSTFEMPVAEYFSLGQKLITGMRGGYGGTIMIGMLSTVAGLTLLNPVSVGAGVLLGRKTVKDERKRMLQRRQSEAKAAARRFVDDLIFQVGKESRDLLRELQRTLRDHFTAHAQELSRSVQEALAAAQQAVKADSGSRDGRIKDVTAELARVDHLAGLARELAR
- a CDS encoding dynamin family protein; translation: MSRLGGQVRTLVRDAVDVFRESPEIAQSLRDHLDRLDGPLRVAIAGQVKAGKSTLLNALVGERLAPTDAGECTRIVTWYRQGHRPRVSAQPLVGGPRQLRVDREDGALRIDLEGLNPAHVERLVVDWPSRGLSDTILIDTPGIASLSTDVSARANGFLVPEDEPSEADAVVYLMRHLHSADLRLLESFHDNGIARANPVNTIAVLSRADEVGVGRVDALMSATRIARRYRSDPRLRRLCQGVVPVAGLLAETARSLHQHEFDALAEMAAKPRSDVESALLSADRFVQYAGGFGLLERFGLFGVRLSLALVRQGFGDPGRLAAELVRRSGIDELRAVFAAQFMQRRDLLKSRSALLAVDALLRKDARPGTDVLRDEVERILAGAHEFTELRVLGALRTCVTGLSEDAMDEAERLLGAGGAQPWSRLGLTPDVDRAEQRAAVLDALARWQRQAENPLARKATVDVARVIVRTCEGMAAELS
- a CDS encoding MFS transporter — encoded protein: MDAEPARVTFGTVLKTGEFRALWLAELLSTLGDQVARVALAVLVFNTTDSAVLTGLTFALTYVPTLLGGIFLAGLGDRFPRREVMVAANVVQAVLVAAMAVPNVPLPVLCLLLAVSVLATGPFNAAQLAILPDLLSGQRYVTAMSLRNVTTYSAQLAGFAGGGLLIAVLNPYLGLAIDALTFVVSALLLWTGLRPRPAVRSEEHAEPTSILHGFTVIWRDPRTRILLGIGALALFYIAPEALGAPYAEQLGMGPTAVGLLMAADPIGAVVGSLLFDRLSEVARLRSVGWLGVAAGAPIAACALYPNLVLSMALFACSGAAATIYTIQAMTTASRLLPNSVRAQGMGFASAVIQSVQGVGALVAGAFAQVFTPAGGMAVVGCVGVVLAAGLALAWRRVANPAQLAVQLTG
- a CDS encoding LapA family protein, which produces MTEPNRGAAAQHETPEVPPMRDAVPETPAVPAMPGGMVPGGGAAIEPAATDTEVGRPGAVEPGVADTPAAEPVRLKRTRISGLWVGITVAAVVLLLLLVFIVQNNTYVTIYFFGWGGQFPLGVALLLAAICGVLLVAIPGYGRIIQLRRSFRKASKQA
- a CDS encoding helix-turn-helix domain-containing protein; its protein translation is MTHVVDDAVETGPLSAQAVAAALDGDLDTASVLADQAILDGDRRGAEVAAAVLAQRGMLADSVTLYRWAESVDGVRSGFVVAALLGVGDLAQAREQLAAFDDSVRTPTSLSTVESLVAHAVTESVTGSAVAALSQLVQAAAVLEPHAGKVLLPDTPSALACLVALHLGQLDMAESAVGDDSMRHALLRAWISLQRGDLAAADVPGQCARPRDELFAAAIEIGVARRRSDLAGLLDAWPRARDAVIAHPVDLFVLQPVGEIAVAAARLHEDEWLAPRLAEADDLLSRLGRPALWSVPLHWFALQAAVASESPSTAARHAAALSTMARSSRYAAALAGCARAWLRVLAGDVQVEQVVAAARELRAVGLGWDGARLAGQAAIRTADRNEMTTLLTCARALHGVPHSAEESPAPQLSAREIEVAELLVGGMTYKQIGERLFISAKTVEHHVARIRQRLGSASRRELLARLRALVNGQ